In Prunus dulcis chromosome 2, ALMONDv2, whole genome shotgun sequence, a single genomic region encodes these proteins:
- the LOC117617200 gene encoding lysine-specific demethylase JMJ25 isoform X2 — MESKADDRRCKRNDGQKWRCRETASSGKSYCEKHLAQLKSRTKNKNIQRERSNGDSDADNPKKSSEKHSAQLKNKTRNKKIQRERSDGDSGSDNPVKNCKLKEEKPNKKTEQRVSLMCHQCQRNDKSGVVHCSNCKIKRFCFECIERWYPGKTREEIAKNCPFCCCNCNCKDCLRQFIKKPCNIKVEPSVKLQRLKYLLYEALPVLRHIHTEQSFELEIEAKIRGVQLSEMDITRTKIDQSERMYCDNCYTSIVDFHRSCPNIHCSYDLCLTCCQELRKGCQPGGSEAETSHQQSVERAQKQVTKSEDNTNLKRKRHGWESQITLAADDSKTDVTLSFPNWRANPDGSIPCPPKECGGCGKVKLELRRKCKANWVTKLLKSAEDVTSDFKKQDVDMSQRCSWCQPNDSEEDNNLQSEVRQAAFRKNSDDNFLYCPSAVDIADDEIEHFQRHWMNGEPVIVRNVLDKTSGLSWEPMVMWRAFRETGAKVKFKEETRSVKAIDCWDWCEVEINIHQFFTGYLEGRVHKSGWPEMLKLKDWPSSTLFEERLPRHCAEFIAALPYSDYTDPKDSGIGCLNLATKLPVDSLKPDMGPKTYIAYGFSEELGRGDSVTKLHCDMSDAVNVLTHTTRVRIAPWQQKKIEGLQRKHEAEDLCELYNERDDDNGRVRGKSLKKTHKLQILSADSGECTKNENIVESDHLTPKQEQLSDSVDLGGIVGHEETEYVSESPDTPSLDHQRSERMQSTLPHTNEVEAEQEHVQCSTDIMIGRLGGKDASGFCFSDNNAVDDIKKSNVRQTKDSLESNDGLDAAHGGAVWDIFRNQDVPKLIKYLDKHKKEFRHINNHPVDSVVHPIHDQTLYLNERHKKQLKEEFNVEPWTFMQYLGEAVFIPAGCPHQVRNTQSCIKVALDFVSPESLEECLRLTEEFRLLPKNHRAKEDKLEVKKMTLYAVSSALREAESLMSKLE; from the exons ATGGAATCGAAGGCAGATGATCGCCGGTGCAAGCGCAACGATGGTCAAAAGTGGCGGTGCAGGGAAACGGCGTCGTCGGGGAAGTCGTACTGTGAAAAGCACTTGGCGCAGCTCAAGAGTAGGACTAAGAATAAGAACATTCAGAGAGAAAGATCCAACGGAGACAGCGATGCCGATAATCCTAAGAAGAGCTCTGAAAAGCACTCGGCGCAGCTCAAGAATAAGACTAGGAATAAGAAAATTCAGAGAGAAAGATCAGACGGAGACAGCGGTTCCGATAATCCTGTGAAGAATTGCAAATTAAAGGAG GAGAAGCCTAACAAGAAGACGGAGCAGCGTGTGAGCTTGATGTGCCACCAGTGTCAGCGGAACGACAAGAGTGGCGTTGTCCACTGTTCTAATTGTAAGATAAAGCGATTTTGCTTCGAGTGCATTGAAAGATG GTACCCTGGGAAGACAAGAGAGGAAATAGCGAAGAATTGCCCATTTTGCTGTTGCAACTGCAACTGCAAAGATTGCTTGCGCCAGTTTATTAAGAAA CCTTGCAACATAAAAGTTGAGCCCAGTGTCAAATTACAGCGGCTGAAGTACTTGCTATATGAAGCTTTACCTGTTCTGAGGCATATTCATACTGAGCAGAGCTTTGAACTAGAGATTGAAGCCAAAATACGAG GTGTTCAGTTGAGTGAAATGGACATAACGAGAACTAAAATAGATCAAAGTGAACGTATGTATTG CGACAATTGCTATACATCTATTGTTGATTTCCACAGAAGCTGCCCCAACATCCATTGTTCCTACGATCTCTGTCTTACTTGTTGCCAAGAGCTAAGGAAAGGCTGCCAACCTGGAGGTAGTGAAGCAGAAACATCTCACCAACAATCAGTGGAAAGAGCTCAGAAACAAGTGACTAAAAGCGAGGACAATACtaatttgaaaaggaaaagacatGGCTGGGAGAGCCAAATTACCCTTGCTGCTGATGATTCTAAAACTGATGTGACTCTTTCTTTTCCTAACTGGAGAGCTAATCCTGATGGGAGCATTCCATGTCCTCCAAAAGAATGTGGAGGTTGTGGCAAGGTAAAGCTGGAATTGAGGCGCAAATGTAAAGCTAATTGGGTAACAAAGCTGTTAAAAAGTGCAGAGGATGTTACTAGTGACTTCAAGAAGCAAGATGTCGATATGTCTCAACGATGCTCCTGGTGCCAGCCGAATGATTCCGAGGAAGATAATAACCTACAGTCTGAAGTGAGGCAGGCGGCATTCAGGAAAAACAGTGATGATAACTTCTTATACTGTCCAAGTGCTGTTGACATTGCAGATGATGAAATTGAGCATTTTCAGAGGCATTGGATGAATGGGGAACCTGTGATAGTCAGAAATGTTCTTGACAAGACATCTGGTCTTAGTTGGGAACCTATGGTCATGTGGAGGGCTTTTAGAGAAACGGGTGCCAAGGTAAAGTTTAAGGAGGAGACACGAAGTGTGAAGGCCATTGACTGCTGGGATTGGTGTGAG gttgaaattaatattcacCAATTTTTCACGGGCTACTTAGAGGGTCGTGTACATAAAAGTGGGTGGCCAGAGATGTTGAAATTGAAGGATTGGCCCTCATCAACTTTATTTGAGGAGCGACTGCCAAGGCATTGTGCTGAATTTATCGCAGCACTCCCCTACAGTGACTATACTGATCCAAAAGATTCAGGCATAGGTTGTCTCAATCTTGCTACAAAACTTCCTGTTGATTCATTGAAACCTGATATGGGACCGAAAACATACATTGCCTATGGATTTTCTGAAGAGCTTGGTAGAGGCGATTCAGTAACGAAGTTACACTGTGATATGTCTGATGCG GTCAACGTTCTGACTCACACAACAAGAGTGAGGATCGCTCCTTGGCAgcagaaaaaaatagaaggtTTGCAGCGCAAGCATGAAGCTGAAGACTTGTGTGAACTCTACAATGAAAGAGATGACGACAATGGGAGAGTTAGAGGAAAATCGTTGAAGAAAACTCACAAACTGCAGATCCTGAGTGCTGATTCTGGGGAATGTACTAAAAATGAGAACATTGTGGAGAGTGACCATCTAACGCCAAAACAGGAACAGTTGTCAGATTCTGTGGATCTAGGTGGCATTGTCGGACATGAAGAAACAGAGTATGTTTCGGAATCTCCTGATACTCCGAGTCTTGATCATCAGAGGAGTGAACGGATGCAATCCACCTTGCCTCATACAAATGAGGTTGAAGCAGAGCAAGAACATGTTCAATGTTCCACCGACATCATGATTGGGAGGCTTGGTGGGAAAGATGCTTCAGGGTTTTGTTTCTCAGACAATAATGCAGTTGATGATATAAAAAAGTCAAACGTGAGGCAAACAAAGGATTCTCTTGAAAGTAATGATGGGTTAGATGCTGCCCATGGTGGTGCTGTTTGGGACATCTTTCGCAACCAGGATGTTCCCAAGTTAATAAAGTACTTGGATAAACACAAGAAAGAGTTTCGCCACATTAATAATCATCCTGTAGATTCT GTTGTTCATCCTATTCATGATCAGACTCTTTACTTAAATGAGAGACATAAGAAACAACTAAAGGAGGAGTTCA ATGTGGAGCCTTGGACATTTATGCAATACCTTGGTGAGGCAGTTTTTATTCCCGCAGGATGTCCTCATCAAGTGAGAAATACACAA TCTTGCATAAAGGTAGCACTTGATTTTGTATCTCCTGAGAGTCTTGAAGAATGTCTTCGATTGACTGAAGAGTTCCGTTTGCTCCCAAAAAACCATAGAGCCAAGGAAGACAAATTGGAG gtgaaaaagaTGACACTTTATGCTGTAAGTTCAGCTCTAAGAGAAGCCGAAAGTTTGATGTCAAAGCTCGAGTGA
- the LOC117617200 gene encoding lysine-specific demethylase JMJ25 isoform X1: MESKADDRRCKRNDGQKWRCRETASSGKSYCEKHLAQLKSRTKNKNIQRERSNGDSDADNPKKSSEKHSAQLKNKTRNKKIQRERSDGDSGSDNPVKNCKLKEEKPNKKTEQRVSLMCHQCQRNDKSGVVHCSNCKIKRFCFECIERWYPGKTREEIAKNCPFCCCNCNCKDCLRQFIKKPCNIKVEPSVKLQRLKYLLYEALPVLRHIHTEQSFELEIEAKIRGVQLSEMDITRTKIDQSERMYCDNCYTSIVDFHRSCPNIHCSYDLCLTCCQELRKGCQPGGSEAETSHQQSVERAQKQVTKSEDNTNLKRKRHGWESQITLAADDSKTDVTLSFPNWRANPDGSIPCPPKECGGCGKVKLELRRKCKANWVTKLLKSAEDVTSDFKKQDVDMSQRCSWCQPNDSEEDNNLQSEVRQAAFRKNSDDNFLYCPSAVDIADDEIEHFQRHWMNGEPVIVRNVLDKTSGLSWEPMVMWRAFRETGAKVKFKEETRSVKAIDCWDWCEVEINIHQFFTGYLEGRVHKSGWPEMLKLKDWPSSTLFEERLPRHCAEFIAALPYSDYTDPKDSGIGCLNLATKLPVDSLKPDMGPKTYIAYGFSEELGRGDSVTKLHCDMSDAVNVLTHTTRVRIAPWQQKKIEGLQRKHEAEDLCELYNERDDDNGRVRGKSLKKTHKLQILSADSGECTKNENIVESDHLTPKQEQLSDSVDLGGIVGHEETEYVSESPDTPSLDHQRSERMQSTLPHTNEVEAEQEHVQCSTDIMIGRLGGKDASGFCFSDNNAVDDIKKSNVRQTKDSLESNDGLDAAHGGAVWDIFRNQDVPKLIKYLDKHKKEFRHINNHPVDSVVHPIHDQTLYLNERHKKQLKEEFNVEPWTFMQYLGEAVFIPAGCPHQVRNTQSCIKVALDFVSPESLEECLRLTEEFRLLPKNHRAKEDKLEVKKMTLYAVSSALREAESLMSKLDTSNPLKIEEEE, translated from the exons ATGGAATCGAAGGCAGATGATCGCCGGTGCAAGCGCAACGATGGTCAAAAGTGGCGGTGCAGGGAAACGGCGTCGTCGGGGAAGTCGTACTGTGAAAAGCACTTGGCGCAGCTCAAGAGTAGGACTAAGAATAAGAACATTCAGAGAGAAAGATCCAACGGAGACAGCGATGCCGATAATCCTAAGAAGAGCTCTGAAAAGCACTCGGCGCAGCTCAAGAATAAGACTAGGAATAAGAAAATTCAGAGAGAAAGATCAGACGGAGACAGCGGTTCCGATAATCCTGTGAAGAATTGCAAATTAAAGGAG GAGAAGCCTAACAAGAAGACGGAGCAGCGTGTGAGCTTGATGTGCCACCAGTGTCAGCGGAACGACAAGAGTGGCGTTGTCCACTGTTCTAATTGTAAGATAAAGCGATTTTGCTTCGAGTGCATTGAAAGATG GTACCCTGGGAAGACAAGAGAGGAAATAGCGAAGAATTGCCCATTTTGCTGTTGCAACTGCAACTGCAAAGATTGCTTGCGCCAGTTTATTAAGAAA CCTTGCAACATAAAAGTTGAGCCCAGTGTCAAATTACAGCGGCTGAAGTACTTGCTATATGAAGCTTTACCTGTTCTGAGGCATATTCATACTGAGCAGAGCTTTGAACTAGAGATTGAAGCCAAAATACGAG GTGTTCAGTTGAGTGAAATGGACATAACGAGAACTAAAATAGATCAAAGTGAACGTATGTATTG CGACAATTGCTATACATCTATTGTTGATTTCCACAGAAGCTGCCCCAACATCCATTGTTCCTACGATCTCTGTCTTACTTGTTGCCAAGAGCTAAGGAAAGGCTGCCAACCTGGAGGTAGTGAAGCAGAAACATCTCACCAACAATCAGTGGAAAGAGCTCAGAAACAAGTGACTAAAAGCGAGGACAATACtaatttgaaaaggaaaagacatGGCTGGGAGAGCCAAATTACCCTTGCTGCTGATGATTCTAAAACTGATGTGACTCTTTCTTTTCCTAACTGGAGAGCTAATCCTGATGGGAGCATTCCATGTCCTCCAAAAGAATGTGGAGGTTGTGGCAAGGTAAAGCTGGAATTGAGGCGCAAATGTAAAGCTAATTGGGTAACAAAGCTGTTAAAAAGTGCAGAGGATGTTACTAGTGACTTCAAGAAGCAAGATGTCGATATGTCTCAACGATGCTCCTGGTGCCAGCCGAATGATTCCGAGGAAGATAATAACCTACAGTCTGAAGTGAGGCAGGCGGCATTCAGGAAAAACAGTGATGATAACTTCTTATACTGTCCAAGTGCTGTTGACATTGCAGATGATGAAATTGAGCATTTTCAGAGGCATTGGATGAATGGGGAACCTGTGATAGTCAGAAATGTTCTTGACAAGACATCTGGTCTTAGTTGGGAACCTATGGTCATGTGGAGGGCTTTTAGAGAAACGGGTGCCAAGGTAAAGTTTAAGGAGGAGACACGAAGTGTGAAGGCCATTGACTGCTGGGATTGGTGTGAG gttgaaattaatattcacCAATTTTTCACGGGCTACTTAGAGGGTCGTGTACATAAAAGTGGGTGGCCAGAGATGTTGAAATTGAAGGATTGGCCCTCATCAACTTTATTTGAGGAGCGACTGCCAAGGCATTGTGCTGAATTTATCGCAGCACTCCCCTACAGTGACTATACTGATCCAAAAGATTCAGGCATAGGTTGTCTCAATCTTGCTACAAAACTTCCTGTTGATTCATTGAAACCTGATATGGGACCGAAAACATACATTGCCTATGGATTTTCTGAAGAGCTTGGTAGAGGCGATTCAGTAACGAAGTTACACTGTGATATGTCTGATGCG GTCAACGTTCTGACTCACACAACAAGAGTGAGGATCGCTCCTTGGCAgcagaaaaaaatagaaggtTTGCAGCGCAAGCATGAAGCTGAAGACTTGTGTGAACTCTACAATGAAAGAGATGACGACAATGGGAGAGTTAGAGGAAAATCGTTGAAGAAAACTCACAAACTGCAGATCCTGAGTGCTGATTCTGGGGAATGTACTAAAAATGAGAACATTGTGGAGAGTGACCATCTAACGCCAAAACAGGAACAGTTGTCAGATTCTGTGGATCTAGGTGGCATTGTCGGACATGAAGAAACAGAGTATGTTTCGGAATCTCCTGATACTCCGAGTCTTGATCATCAGAGGAGTGAACGGATGCAATCCACCTTGCCTCATACAAATGAGGTTGAAGCAGAGCAAGAACATGTTCAATGTTCCACCGACATCATGATTGGGAGGCTTGGTGGGAAAGATGCTTCAGGGTTTTGTTTCTCAGACAATAATGCAGTTGATGATATAAAAAAGTCAAACGTGAGGCAAACAAAGGATTCTCTTGAAAGTAATGATGGGTTAGATGCTGCCCATGGTGGTGCTGTTTGGGACATCTTTCGCAACCAGGATGTTCCCAAGTTAATAAAGTACTTGGATAAACACAAGAAAGAGTTTCGCCACATTAATAATCATCCTGTAGATTCT GTTGTTCATCCTATTCATGATCAGACTCTTTACTTAAATGAGAGACATAAGAAACAACTAAAGGAGGAGTTCA ATGTGGAGCCTTGGACATTTATGCAATACCTTGGTGAGGCAGTTTTTATTCCCGCAGGATGTCCTCATCAAGTGAGAAATACACAA TCTTGCATAAAGGTAGCACTTGATTTTGTATCTCCTGAGAGTCTTGAAGAATGTCTTCGATTGACTGAAGAGTTCCGTTTGCTCCCAAAAAACCATAGAGCCAAGGAAGACAAATTGGAG gtgaaaaagaTGACACTTTATGCTGTAAGTTCAGCTCTAAGAGAAGCCGAAAGTTTGATGTCAAAGCTCGA TACATCCAACCCATTGAAAATTGAAGAGGAGGAGTAA
- the LOC117618316 gene encoding cytochrome P450 703A2 has translation MDLDTSHLTLIFAAIIACIIYQRLKCRSSPKPQKLPPGPPRWPILGNLLQLGPLPHRDLASLCDKYGPLVYLKLGSVDAITTNDPEIIREILLKQDEVFASRPRTLAAVHLAYGCGDVALAPFGPRWKRMRRICMEHLLTTKRLDSFARHRAEEAQHLVRDVWAMAQTGKAVNLRDLLGGFSMNNVTRMLLGKQYFGAGSAGPQEAMEFMHITHELFWLLGLIYLGDYLPIWRWVDPYGCEKKMREVEKRVDDFHTNIIEEHRRRAREEKGKKTRGEEGGEMDFVDVLLSLPGEDGKEHMDDVEIKALIQDMIAAATDTSAVTNEWAMAEVIKHPCILRKIQEELDSVVGPKRMVNESDLAHLNYLRCVVRETFRMHPAGPFLIPHESLRATWIDGYYIPAKTRVFINTHGLGRNTKIWDNVEEFRPERHWLSDGSRVEISHGADFKILPFSAGKRKCPGAPLGVTLVLMALARLFHGFDWAPPDGLRPQDIDTKEVYGMTMPKAQPLMAIAKPRLPNHMYH, from the exons ATGGATTTAGACACCTCTCATTTAACTCTCATTTTTGCAGCCATCATTGCCTGCATCATATACCAAAGGCTGAAATGCAGATCTTCACCCAAACCCCAAAAGCTTCCTCCGGGCCCACCCAGGTGGCCCATCTTGGGCAACCTGCTTCAGCTGGGTCCATTGCCACATAGGGACCTAGCCTCTTTATGTGACAAATATGGGCCTCTGGTTTACCTAAAACTTGGTAGCGTTGATGCCATCACAACCAATGACCCAGAAATCATCCGGGAAATACTTCTCAAACAAGATGAGGTTTTTGCATCCAGACCAAGAACTCTTGCTGCTGTTCATTTGGCCTATGGGTGTGGTGACGTGGCACTTGCCCCGTTCGGGCCGCGGTGGAAGCGAATGAGGAGGATATGCATGGAGCACTTGCTGACAACAAAGCGGCTGGACTCTTTCGCACGGCATCGGGCTGAAGAGGCCCAACACCTTGTTCGAGATGTTTGGGCCATGGCCCAGACGGGAAAGGCGGTGAACTTGAGGGACTTGTTGGGTGGGTTTTCCATGAACAATGTGACTAGGATGCTACTTGGGAAGCAGTATTTTGGGGCTGGGTCGGCAGGCCCACAAGAGGCCATGGAGTTCATGCACATAACCCATGAGTTGTTTTGGTTGTTGGGGTTGATATATTTGGGTGATTACTTGCCAATTTGGAGGTGGGTGGATCCTTATGGGtgtgagaagaaaatgagggAAGTGGAGAAAAGAGTGGATGATTTTCACACCAACATTATTGAAGAACATAGGAGGAGGGCAAGGGaggagaagggaaaaaaaacgaGAGGGGAGGAAGGAGGAGAAATGGACTTCGTTGATGTCTTGTTGTCTTTGCCAGGTGAGGATGGGAAAGAACACATGGATGATGTGGAAATCAAAGCTCTAATTCAG GATATGATAGCCGCTGCCACGGACACTTCAGCTGTGACCAACGAATGGGCAATGGCTGAGGTGATCAAGCATCCATGCATACTTCGTAAGATCCAAGAAGAGCTCGATTCCGTCGTCGGTCCAAAACGAATGGTCAACGAATCGGACCTAGCCCACCTTAACTACCTACGATGCGTTGTACGCGAAACCTTTCGCATGCACCCAGCTGGACCCTTCCTCATCCCGCACGAATCACTTCGTGCCACGTGGATCGACGGATACTACATACCCGCCAAGACACGTGTCTTCATCAATACTCATGGACTAGGCCGAAACACCAAGATATGGGACAATGTGGAGGAGTTTAGACCAGAGAGGCATTGGCTTTCTGATGGGAGCCGAGTTGAGATTAGCCATGGAGCCGATTTCAAGATCTTGCCATTCAGTGCTGGAAAGAGGAAGTGTCCCGGTGCGCCACTTGGAGTGACTCTGGTTTTGATGGCATTGGCTCGGCTTTTTCATGGTTTTGATTGGGCCCCACCAGATGGGTTGAGGCCTCAAGATATTGATACCAAAGAGGTTTATGGGATGACCATGCCCAAGGCCCAACCTTTGATGGCCATTGCTAAGCCTCGCTTGCCTAACCATATGTACCATTAG
- the LOC117617200 gene encoding lysine-specific demethylase JMJ25 isoform X3 → MESKADDRRCKRNDGQKWRCRETASSGKSYCEKHLAQLKSRTKNKNIQRERSNGDSDADNPKKSSEKHSAQLKNKTRNKKIQRERSDGDSGSDNPVKNCKLKEEKPNKKTEQRVSLMCHQCQRNDKSGVVHCSNCKIKRFCFECIERWYPGKTREEIAKNCPFCCCNCNCKDCLRQFIKKPCNIKVEPSVKLQRLKYLLYEALPVLRHIHTEQSFELEIEAKIRGVQLSEMDITRTKIDQSERMYCDNCYTSIVDFHRSCPNIHCSYDLCLTCCQELRKGCQPGGSEAETSHQQSVERAQKQVTKSEDNTNLKRKRHGWESQITLAADDSKTDVTLSFPNWRANPDGSIPCPPKECGGCGKVKLELRRKCKANWVTKLLKSAEDVTSDFKKQDVDMSQRCSWCQPNDSEEDNNLQSEVRQAAFRKNSDDNFLYCPSAVDIADDEIEHFQRHWMNGEPVIVRNVLDKTSGLSWEPMVMWRAFRETGAKVKFKEETRSVKAIDCWDWCEVEINIHQFFTGYLEGRVHKSGWPEMLKLKDWPSSTLFEERLPRHCAEFIAALPYSDYTDPKDSGIGCLNLATKLPVDSLKPDMGPKTYIAYGFSEELGRGDSVTKLHCDMSDAVNVLTHTTRVRIAPWQQKKIEGLQRKHEAEDLCELYNERDDDNGRVRGKSLKKTHKLQILSADSGECTKNENIVESDHLTPKQEQLSDSVDLGGIVGHEETEYVSESPDTPSLDHQRSERMQSTLPHTNEVEAEQEHVQCSTDIMIGRLGGKDASGFCFSDNNAVDDIKKSNVRQTKDSLESNDGLDAAHGGAVWDIFRNQDVPKLIKYLDKHKKEFRHINNHPVDSVVHPIHDQTLYLNERHKKQLKEEFNVEPWTFMQYLGEAVFIPAGCPHQVRNTQSCIKVALDFVSPESLEECLRLTEEFRLLPKNHRAKEDKLEYIQPIEN, encoded by the exons ATGGAATCGAAGGCAGATGATCGCCGGTGCAAGCGCAACGATGGTCAAAAGTGGCGGTGCAGGGAAACGGCGTCGTCGGGGAAGTCGTACTGTGAAAAGCACTTGGCGCAGCTCAAGAGTAGGACTAAGAATAAGAACATTCAGAGAGAAAGATCCAACGGAGACAGCGATGCCGATAATCCTAAGAAGAGCTCTGAAAAGCACTCGGCGCAGCTCAAGAATAAGACTAGGAATAAGAAAATTCAGAGAGAAAGATCAGACGGAGACAGCGGTTCCGATAATCCTGTGAAGAATTGCAAATTAAAGGAG GAGAAGCCTAACAAGAAGACGGAGCAGCGTGTGAGCTTGATGTGCCACCAGTGTCAGCGGAACGACAAGAGTGGCGTTGTCCACTGTTCTAATTGTAAGATAAAGCGATTTTGCTTCGAGTGCATTGAAAGATG GTACCCTGGGAAGACAAGAGAGGAAATAGCGAAGAATTGCCCATTTTGCTGTTGCAACTGCAACTGCAAAGATTGCTTGCGCCAGTTTATTAAGAAA CCTTGCAACATAAAAGTTGAGCCCAGTGTCAAATTACAGCGGCTGAAGTACTTGCTATATGAAGCTTTACCTGTTCTGAGGCATATTCATACTGAGCAGAGCTTTGAACTAGAGATTGAAGCCAAAATACGAG GTGTTCAGTTGAGTGAAATGGACATAACGAGAACTAAAATAGATCAAAGTGAACGTATGTATTG CGACAATTGCTATACATCTATTGTTGATTTCCACAGAAGCTGCCCCAACATCCATTGTTCCTACGATCTCTGTCTTACTTGTTGCCAAGAGCTAAGGAAAGGCTGCCAACCTGGAGGTAGTGAAGCAGAAACATCTCACCAACAATCAGTGGAAAGAGCTCAGAAACAAGTGACTAAAAGCGAGGACAATACtaatttgaaaaggaaaagacatGGCTGGGAGAGCCAAATTACCCTTGCTGCTGATGATTCTAAAACTGATGTGACTCTTTCTTTTCCTAACTGGAGAGCTAATCCTGATGGGAGCATTCCATGTCCTCCAAAAGAATGTGGAGGTTGTGGCAAGGTAAAGCTGGAATTGAGGCGCAAATGTAAAGCTAATTGGGTAACAAAGCTGTTAAAAAGTGCAGAGGATGTTACTAGTGACTTCAAGAAGCAAGATGTCGATATGTCTCAACGATGCTCCTGGTGCCAGCCGAATGATTCCGAGGAAGATAATAACCTACAGTCTGAAGTGAGGCAGGCGGCATTCAGGAAAAACAGTGATGATAACTTCTTATACTGTCCAAGTGCTGTTGACATTGCAGATGATGAAATTGAGCATTTTCAGAGGCATTGGATGAATGGGGAACCTGTGATAGTCAGAAATGTTCTTGACAAGACATCTGGTCTTAGTTGGGAACCTATGGTCATGTGGAGGGCTTTTAGAGAAACGGGTGCCAAGGTAAAGTTTAAGGAGGAGACACGAAGTGTGAAGGCCATTGACTGCTGGGATTGGTGTGAG gttgaaattaatattcacCAATTTTTCACGGGCTACTTAGAGGGTCGTGTACATAAAAGTGGGTGGCCAGAGATGTTGAAATTGAAGGATTGGCCCTCATCAACTTTATTTGAGGAGCGACTGCCAAGGCATTGTGCTGAATTTATCGCAGCACTCCCCTACAGTGACTATACTGATCCAAAAGATTCAGGCATAGGTTGTCTCAATCTTGCTACAAAACTTCCTGTTGATTCATTGAAACCTGATATGGGACCGAAAACATACATTGCCTATGGATTTTCTGAAGAGCTTGGTAGAGGCGATTCAGTAACGAAGTTACACTGTGATATGTCTGATGCG GTCAACGTTCTGACTCACACAACAAGAGTGAGGATCGCTCCTTGGCAgcagaaaaaaatagaaggtTTGCAGCGCAAGCATGAAGCTGAAGACTTGTGTGAACTCTACAATGAAAGAGATGACGACAATGGGAGAGTTAGAGGAAAATCGTTGAAGAAAACTCACAAACTGCAGATCCTGAGTGCTGATTCTGGGGAATGTACTAAAAATGAGAACATTGTGGAGAGTGACCATCTAACGCCAAAACAGGAACAGTTGTCAGATTCTGTGGATCTAGGTGGCATTGTCGGACATGAAGAAACAGAGTATGTTTCGGAATCTCCTGATACTCCGAGTCTTGATCATCAGAGGAGTGAACGGATGCAATCCACCTTGCCTCATACAAATGAGGTTGAAGCAGAGCAAGAACATGTTCAATGTTCCACCGACATCATGATTGGGAGGCTTGGTGGGAAAGATGCTTCAGGGTTTTGTTTCTCAGACAATAATGCAGTTGATGATATAAAAAAGTCAAACGTGAGGCAAACAAAGGATTCTCTTGAAAGTAATGATGGGTTAGATGCTGCCCATGGTGGTGCTGTTTGGGACATCTTTCGCAACCAGGATGTTCCCAAGTTAATAAAGTACTTGGATAAACACAAGAAAGAGTTTCGCCACATTAATAATCATCCTGTAGATTCT GTTGTTCATCCTATTCATGATCAGACTCTTTACTTAAATGAGAGACATAAGAAACAACTAAAGGAGGAGTTCA ATGTGGAGCCTTGGACATTTATGCAATACCTTGGTGAGGCAGTTTTTATTCCCGCAGGATGTCCTCATCAAGTGAGAAATACACAA TCTTGCATAAAGGTAGCACTTGATTTTGTATCTCCTGAGAGTCTTGAAGAATGTCTTCGATTGACTGAAGAGTTCCGTTTGCTCCCAAAAAACCATAGAGCCAAGGAAGACAAATTGGAG TACATCCAACCCATTGAAAATTGA